A portion of the Desulfopila inferna genome contains these proteins:
- the pth gene encoding aminoacyl-tRNA hydrolase: MPPDSFLLVGLGNPGAQYSGTRHNIGFDVIDAVAGKDGSAVFSGKWNALAAKVSLWGVTLHLVKPQTYMNLSGKAVVRFVDFFKIPLSSMIVIHDDLDMKTGRLKLVRGGGAGGHNGIRSIVDSIGSPDFYRLKIGIGRPGSGSTPPQMPVERYVLTSFHQEESQLIAERMSEVVVGLQKFIEGDANQAMNFLNSFK; the protein is encoded by the coding sequence ATGCCACCTGATAGCTTTCTTCTTGTCGGTCTTGGAAATCCTGGTGCACAATACTCCGGAACTCGTCACAATATCGGTTTTGATGTCATTGATGCAGTAGCCGGGAAGGATGGCTCTGCTGTTTTCAGTGGGAAATGGAATGCCCTTGCGGCGAAAGTTTCATTATGGGGTGTCACTTTGCATCTGGTTAAACCCCAGACCTATATGAATCTCAGTGGAAAAGCCGTAGTTCGATTTGTCGATTTTTTCAAAATTCCTCTTTCTTCAATGATCGTTATCCATGACGATCTCGATATGAAAACCGGCCGCCTGAAACTCGTGCGTGGAGGAGGAGCCGGAGGTCATAATGGCATCCGTTCCATAGTCGACAGTATCGGCAGCCCTGATTTTTATCGCCTCAAAATCGGCATCGGTCGTCCCGGAAGTGGGTCGACACCTCCTCAGATGCCGGTCGAAAGATATGTTCTCACCTCATTTCACCAAGAAGAGTCCCAGCTTATAGCAGAAAGAATGAGTGAAGTTGTTGTCGGTCTGCAAAAATTTATAGAAGGGGATGCCAACCAGGCCATGAATTTCCTCAACAGCTTCAAGTAG
- a CDS encoding RluA family pseudouridine synthase yields MEKETAHSPDRPGTGFAVHYTLSPDNAGLRLDHFLVLQLPALSRTQVTEAVKKGDIQLNDKPAKASRKLQSGDIVSGCIKESEEFSVIPQKIEFDILFEDEHILLISKPPQLVVHPANGNPDNTLVNGLLYHCRALAEVGDPVRPGIVHRLDKDTSGVMVAAKNNEVHRKLVDIFKSRLITKKYQAIVVGVPRDEKGRIVAPIGRHVVNRKKMAIRERNGKFAATNWWLKQNFGGRYSLLELVIETGRTHQIRVHLASIGHPVAGDTLYGHGRHDPRFPRQMLHSSELRFDHPVTGRKIVGTAPLWPDMVNVIDLLEHGDMR; encoded by the coding sequence ATGGAAAAAGAAACAGCCCACTCTCCCGATCGGCCCGGCACCGGATTTGCAGTACACTATACTCTAAGCCCCGATAATGCCGGGCTGCGGCTTGACCATTTTCTCGTTCTTCAACTCCCGGCTCTTTCCCGAACACAAGTGACAGAGGCTGTCAAGAAAGGAGATATCCAGCTCAACGACAAACCTGCCAAAGCCAGCCGCAAGTTACAGTCCGGAGACATAGTCAGCGGCTGCATTAAAGAATCGGAAGAATTCTCGGTAATACCTCAAAAAATAGAATTTGATATTCTTTTCGAGGATGAGCATATTCTTCTTATCTCAAAGCCGCCGCAGCTGGTTGTGCATCCCGCCAACGGTAATCCGGACAATACTTTGGTCAATGGATTGCTGTATCACTGCAGGGCTCTTGCCGAGGTTGGAGATCCTGTGCGGCCCGGCATCGTCCACCGGCTGGATAAAGATACATCCGGTGTAATGGTGGCAGCCAAGAACAATGAAGTACACCGGAAGCTTGTCGATATTTTCAAATCACGTCTGATCACTAAAAAATATCAGGCCATAGTCGTAGGAGTACCCCGCGATGAAAAAGGCCGAATTGTTGCACCAATCGGTAGACATGTGGTTAACCGGAAGAAAATGGCCATTCGGGAACGCAACGGCAAATTTGCGGCAACCAACTGGTGGTTGAAGCAGAATTTCGGGGGCAGATACTCCCTTCTGGAACTGGTTATCGAGACAGGCCGCACTCATCAGATTCGTGTACATTTGGCATCAATAGGTCACCCGGTGGCCGGTGATACTCTTTACGGACATGGACGGCATGATCCTCGGTTTCCCAGACAGATGCTTCATTCCTCAGAATTGCGTTTTGATCATCCTGTAACTGGTCGTAAGATTGTTGGAACGGCACCGCTCTGGCCCGATATGGTGAATGTAATCGATTTACTTGAACATGGAGATATGCGGTGA
- a CDS encoding ribose-phosphate pyrophosphokinase: protein MPNIIKIFSGNANQKMAVEIAAHLDLPLSQADVKKFSDGEIFVEVKENVRGADVFVVQPTCTPVNDNLMELVIMVDALRRASARRITAVMPYYGYARQDRKVAPRVPISAKVVAEMLMAVGVRRVLCMDLHAGQIQGFFNIPVDHLYAAPILLGHISKEFKDPVMVSPDAGGVERTRAFAKRLNCGLAIIDKRRERPNECEAMHVIGNVKGKTAILLDDMVDTAGTLCSGAETLLAEGAKEVHACCSHPVLSGPAVERITNSVIKTLVVTNSIPLRDEARECKKIKVLPVSNLLADAINRIHNEDSVSSLFV from the coding sequence ATGCCTAATATTATCAAGATATTCTCTGGAAACGCCAATCAGAAAATGGCTGTCGAGATTGCCGCGCATCTGGATCTTCCACTATCCCAGGCGGACGTGAAGAAATTCAGCGACGGTGAGATCTTTGTCGAAGTGAAGGAAAATGTACGCGGAGCTGATGTCTTTGTAGTGCAGCCGACCTGTACCCCGGTGAATGATAACCTGATGGAGCTGGTTATTATGGTTGACGCTCTGCGACGAGCCTCCGCGCGCCGCATTACTGCGGTAATGCCTTATTACGGCTATGCGAGACAAGACAGAAAAGTTGCCCCAAGGGTGCCTATTTCAGCCAAAGTCGTTGCTGAAATGCTCATGGCTGTAGGCGTGCGCAGAGTACTCTGCATGGACTTGCATGCCGGACAAATACAGGGGTTTTTCAATATTCCTGTTGATCATCTCTACGCCGCACCGATCTTGCTCGGGCATATTTCCAAAGAATTCAAGGACCCGGTAATGGTTTCCCCGGATGCTGGTGGTGTTGAAAGGACAAGAGCCTTTGCCAAGAGACTTAACTGCGGGCTCGCCATCATTGACAAAAGGCGTGAGAGACCAAATGAATGTGAGGCGATGCACGTTATCGGCAATGTCAAAGGGAAAACGGCCATTCTGCTCGATGATATGGTAGATACCGCCGGTACTTTGTGCAGTGGAGCGGAAACTCTTCTGGCCGAAGGCGCCAAGGAAGTTCATGCCTGCTGTTCTCATCCGGTATTGTCCGGCCCGGCTGTTGAAAGAATCACCAATTCGGTGATAAAAACTCTCGTAGTCACCAACTCCATACCATTGCGAGATGAAGCGCGAGAGTGTAAGAAAATCAAAGTGCTTCCGGTATCAAATCTGCTCGCGGATGCTATTAATAGAATACATAATGAAGATTCAGTCAGTTCACTTTTCGTGTAG
- a CDS encoding CarD family transcriptional regulator, whose translation MFAKGDMAVYPAHGVGVIKAIETQNVGGVDHKFYVLQILDNNMTIMIPTVSSENVGLRAIVSKNEVDTVLDILKDRGIEIGSQTWNRRYRDYMEKIKTGSIHEVAAVLRDLFLLSVDKDLSYGERKMLDTAKGLLVKELSLAKKVDELNISNEIETIFA comes from the coding sequence GTGTTTGCTAAAGGTGATATGGCTGTTTATCCAGCCCATGGTGTTGGCGTAATTAAGGCTATTGAAACTCAGAATGTCGGAGGCGTTGATCATAAGTTTTACGTGTTGCAGATCCTCGATAACAATATGACGATTATGATCCCGACGGTGAGCAGTGAAAATGTCGGCCTGCGAGCTATTGTCTCAAAAAATGAAGTTGATACGGTTCTCGATATATTAAAGGATCGTGGTATTGAAATCGGTTCGCAGACCTGGAATCGTCGGTATCGCGATTATATGGAAAAGATCAAAACCGGCTCGATACACGAGGTTGCCGCTGTACTCCGTGATCTCTTCCTTCTCAGTGTTGACAAAGATTTGTCGTATGGTGAGAGAAAAATGCTAGATACAGCCAAGGGGCTGCTTGTTAAAGAGCTATCATTGGCCAAGAAGGTCGATGAGCTTAATATCAGTAATGAAATCGAAACAATTTTCGCATAA
- a CDS encoding 50S ribosomal protein L25: MLKVEMTASVRKETGKGAMRQMRMKGMTPAVVYGAGAEALLLKLETRPFFNKLLSIYRKNAIISLNLDDGSTKHVLVQDIQTDPIKDTLLHADFIEIDVSKPRVFEVAIRYTGVAKGTDLGGILNVINDTLAIEAAPLDVPDEFVVNIADLNIGDSIKVDTIDIPENCTLVTDPESVCVSVVSLQKGTAEGEEEAEEGEGEGEAVAAAEESTEE; the protein is encoded by the coding sequence ATGTTAAAGGTAGAAATGACCGCCTCCGTCCGCAAGGAAACAGGAAAAGGAGCAATGCGGCAGATGCGCATGAAGGGGATGACCCCTGCTGTTGTTTATGGGGCCGGTGCCGAGGCTCTTCTTCTCAAGCTTGAGACACGGCCGTTTTTCAACAAGCTGCTCAGTATTTACCGGAAAAATGCTATTATTTCCCTGAATCTGGACGATGGTTCCACCAAGCATGTTCTTGTTCAGGATATTCAGACGGATCCTATTAAAGATACTCTGCTACACGCCGATTTCATCGAAATCGATGTGAGTAAGCCACGGGTGTTCGAGGTTGCCATCAGATACACCGGAGTTGCCAAAGGTACAGATCTCGGTGGTATCCTCAATGTTATCAATGACACCTTGGCGATTGAAGCGGCTCCCCTGGATGTACCCGATGAATTTGTAGTGAATATCGCGGATCTGAATATAGGCGATTCCATCAAAGTTGATACCATAGACATTCCCGAAAACTGCACTCTTGTGACTGATCCTGAATCCGTTTGTGTCAGCGTCGTCTCTCTCCAGAAAGGCACAGCGGAGGGCGAGGAAGAGGCTGAAGAGGGTGAGGGTGAGGGTGAGGCTGTAGCTGCTGCGGAAGAAAGCACTGAAGAGTAA
- a CDS encoding DUF1844 domain-containing protein, with protein sequence MMVDQKKEDCACQEGKVPDKEGRCVMPEVTFSAFVMSLNTSVLFHLGLLEDPATGKKTVDLDLARHGIDTLTLIQQKTKGNLARDEEEMLKDILYDLKIRFVQLAKN encoded by the coding sequence ATGATGGTAGACCAGAAAAAAGAAGATTGTGCATGTCAAGAAGGGAAAGTTCCGGATAAAGAAGGTAGATGCGTGATGCCCGAGGTGACCTTTTCGGCTTTTGTGATGTCGCTCAATACCTCAGTGCTGTTTCATTTGGGATTGCTTGAGGACCCGGCTACCGGGAAAAAGACCGTTGATCTTGATTTGGCTCGGCACGGTATCGATACCCTTACCTTGATACAGCAGAAAACCAAAGGGAATTTGGCCAGGGACGAGGAGGAGATGCTCAAGGATATCCTTTACGACCTGAAGATACGCTTTGTGCAACTGGCAAAAAATTAA
- the ispE gene encoding 4-(cytidine 5'-diphospho)-2-C-methyl-D-erythritol kinase, translating into MNSNIQDNLELHLQAPAKINLILRVISRRSDGYHELETWMQKVGLYDTMDVSINGSPGVVVTCSHPEIPDDETNLAWRAADLFFKTSRNARGRGATIHLEKHIPVAAGLGGGSSDAGTLLRGLNTFFGNEFDDTAMIALAASLGADVPFFVIEAQSVLATGVGEKMLPVPAPEDCTYILVNPGFSVSTATIFEKYALTRAVKNSTLTGSQKLSQENLHVSALENDLEAVAVTLYPVIADIKEELKRAGAYHVLMSGSGPTVFGIFPEKSKLPEKTIGDIVHRLRQKFGDKVYRAG; encoded by the coding sequence GTGAACAGCAATATTCAGGACAACCTCGAACTGCATCTTCAGGCGCCTGCCAAAATTAATCTGATCCTCCGGGTCATCTCCAGAAGAAGCGACGGATACCATGAACTGGAAACGTGGATGCAGAAGGTTGGACTGTATGACACGATGGATGTATCCATAAACGGTTCCCCGGGGGTGGTGGTCACCTGTTCTCATCCTGAAATTCCGGACGACGAAACCAACCTGGCCTGGCGTGCTGCGGATCTTTTTTTTAAAACCAGTCGCAATGCCCGGGGCAGGGGAGCGACTATTCATCTGGAAAAACACATACCCGTTGCCGCGGGACTGGGCGGCGGCAGCAGTGATGCCGGTACTTTGCTGCGTGGCCTGAACACCTTTTTTGGAAACGAATTTGACGACACCGCCATGATTGCTCTGGCGGCCTCTCTCGGTGCGGATGTCCCTTTTTTTGTGATAGAGGCCCAAAGTGTCCTGGCCACTGGTGTCGGAGAAAAAATGCTGCCTGTACCTGCGCCTGAGGACTGCACCTATATACTGGTGAACCCCGGGTTCAGTGTTTCAACAGCGACGATTTTTGAAAAATATGCATTGACAAGGGCAGTTAAAAATTCTACATTGACGGGTTCTCAAAAGCTGAGCCAGGAAAACCTGCATGTCTCAGCACTTGAGAACGATCTGGAAGCGGTTGCCGTCACCTTATATCCGGTCATCGCCGACATCAAGGAAGAGCTGAAAAGAGCGGGTGCTTACCACGTGTTGATGTCCGGCAGCGGGCCGACGGTTTTCGGGATATTTCCGGAAAAGTCGAAACTCCCGGAGAAGACGATTGGAGATATCGTGCATCGACTGCGACAAAAATTCGGAGATAAAGTTTATAGAGCGGGATAA
- the coaE gene encoding dephospho-CoA kinase (Dephospho-CoA kinase (CoaE) performs the final step in coenzyme A biosynthesis.): MIIAVTGSIGSGKSKVARRLAMLMQAEHCDVDHSCREMMDKGGEGWQRVIATWGLRFQADDGSLDRVKLREAIFNEPSIRLELENILHPLVHEHLHDLIGRCKKNGKALVAEIPLLFETGWQDEFDAVVTVSATRSQCVDRVVTRDKVSRDQAIKALDAQMDMDEKIGRSDYVIDNSGSEEKTHLQVEALSLDLLRK; encoded by the coding sequence GTGATAATCGCTGTTACCGGCTCTATTGGATCAGGGAAAAGCAAGGTTGCCCGCAGACTTGCCATGCTCATGCAGGCTGAACATTGCGACGTCGATCACAGCTGCAGGGAGATGATGGATAAAGGAGGAGAGGGATGGCAGCGGGTAATCGCTACCTGGGGGCTGCGCTTTCAGGCTGATGACGGTTCACTCGACCGGGTGAAACTGAGGGAAGCTATCTTTAATGAGCCTTCAATTAGACTGGAATTGGAGAATATCCTGCACCCGCTGGTGCATGAGCATCTTCATGATCTGATAGGCAGGTGTAAAAAAAACGGCAAAGCCCTTGTTGCCGAAATACCGCTTCTGTTTGAAACAGGCTGGCAGGATGAATTTGACGCTGTTGTGACGGTGTCGGCCACCAGGAGTCAATGTGTCGACAGAGTCGTGACGAGGGATAAGGTTTCCAGGGATCAGGCAATCAAGGCTCTGGATGCGCAAATGGATATGGATGAAAAGATCGGGCGCTCCGATTATGTCATTGATAACTCCGGTTCCGAGGAAAAAACCCATCTTCAAGTTGAAGCACTCTCCTTGGATTTGCTGAGAAAATAA